A window of Branchiostoma floridae strain S238N-H82 chromosome 9, Bfl_VNyyK, whole genome shotgun sequence genomic DNA:
ATGCCTCTCGCAAGTTATTACCACTACCTAGCTACAGATGGCCTTCCAAATAAGCAGTTTCTACTGTGattgttacttttttttcagcagCCAAATGAGTTTGGTCTACACAAGATCATAGTCTTGTAAGGCAGTCATATAATACAGGAGatcttttccttttcttccaTCAAAGACATGAATGAGATGAAGAAATTGTAACTTACTTTTGTATGCTAAGATCTTTAGGTTTCAAAGGGGCTAGGACATGCACAATTTCAATGGTTCACCCATGCTTTAATGATGAAAAGGCTATGCTAATTTTaatcaagcaagcaaacaagcaATTTTAATCATTTTCCTAGATATATGTTTACTCCCTTGTCAGAGATTTACAGAGAAAATACTCTGCTGATACAATGACAGTAAGGATGAATTGTACTTGGCATATAGTGGTTTAAAAATGCATAAAAGGATGCACAAGTCAGGTTTGATACTAGTCGTAAGAAAACTCAGTCATTGAAGTCTTTATGTCTTCAattgaaatgatgatgatatcttcAATTAACCCTTTCCTACAGACCTCTGCTGTAACCAGTAAAAACTCGGAACTTGGATGCATCCTTAGAATGAAGAAGGTTATAGCCAGTGTAAACACTAGGAGAGAGCTAGACTGACAGATGTTAGTCCACGTGAGTTCATTAATTGTGCCAACTCCATTAACCAGCAGGGTTCTGTGTTGTTAACACGTAAGTGTCGACGACCCCATCACACCCcctaccccccatgcagagccccaCCCCACAGGGCGGTTGGCGCCTGCGTGTCAATGTCTCCCCAATCCCCCATTTAGACTATCATTCATGATCGGACACCTCTTGCATTAGGTACGGTCGTAAAAGTATTAAAGTCAGTCCTGGACTATTGTTGGTGTACAAGGTTGGCGCCTGCCAGCTAAGCTATCAATCATGACATGACACCTTCTTCCTCTGCATTGGCATCTGCTTGAAAAGGTTTTGCCCAGCCGTAAAAACTTTGGCGTAAAGACTGTCCTGTCTATTGACTGATGAAGAAGATCGTTTTGTACCAGTTCCTGTCAAGTGCCCATCCTCTGCACTTATGACACTTGTGGTCTTCACCATAGAAGATTGTGCGAATTATGACAAAGGTTGACATCTGTCCTTAGCAATCTATACATAGTATGTATTCATGAAGGTTCCTCAATACCATATTGATCCCAGTATGCAGAATATGTGCAAAATGTGTGCTGCACATGTACCattttctgatacatgtactcAAAATCTAAATGTACTGTAAGTAGGTGCAGTGGTTTTACCTGAGTGCCACCCAAGTTAGTTTCATCGTCtgccaaaccaaggaggttaaaaaaagaccTCATTGGTCAAACTCACAGCTTTTTCCTGGGATCCAGTACTTGCCTCTATACTTGTGGTTGGGAGGGGGatgtaaactaactaggatggcaccaaAGATAAGTGTCGTTTTCCATTACTGATATAGCTAATACATTGCACCATGCATATTGAGGTACAAAACTCGAGCAGCTAGAGTAGGATTTAAACCCCTAACCAAGTAGACTTCTGCATGTTATGACGGTTGGAAATAGATAGTGGCTAATACAACATGTCTGCTTTAGAAATGCATGATTTATGAAGGCGTAAAAGAAAAAGATCCACACCTAACCGGAAGCCTGCCTAGGAGGTCCATGCTTgtacacaaaatgaaaacaggaCAATAGGTAAAGATTACAACAAGGAAACCTCCCCTACGCGGTACACGCGAACAGGCACGCGACAATGTCGCAGTTCAACATCCCAGCAGGCTACACTCACTAATGGATCACAGATCATTACCTCCGATATCCTGGTAGACAGAAAACATCCCATCAAATGGAGACAACTCTTTGAAAAGGAGTTTCTTAACTCTTATTAAGGAAAGGTTTAAAATTCTTTGCTGAAGTCACTGCATTAACAGGTGGTTAAGGTGCACTCTATATGGCTTTAACAAAGTATACAAGATATGTCTGTTTCTTTCTCATTATCCAGGGTAGGTTGTATAGAACATGTCACAGATGTTGTGGGCTGTCCTCTATTTTTAGGTAACACACAATTGTGACAGATACAAAGACAGTATTACTGACTGCCCAGCTTGAGAGTGAGCCAACCATCCAGGGAGTATCATCAAGTAGTAATGTAAGATGTGTTTATCACACAAAAGGCTGTGGTAAACTAGATGTGCTGGGGCTATTGCAGTCAGATCAAGAGGTTGCCAATTGGCATATAAGACCataaaacttgattttatggatgtttgtTAATTTAACATAACTGAGAAGCTGCCTTCAGGCATAGCACATCAACTTTGGACAAGGTACAAGCTGCACAAGACAAGACTTAACGGTTTGATTCACACACTaggatggacccctactctttttgaaaAGTGTGCTGGGATATTTAACatgtgtggctgtcctcaaagaTGAAGGAGCTTGCAACTTAACAtctcatcaaggaggttaaaacttggtttttaacctccttgatctcatcAAAGAGGATGTCCCTTATTTAAGTTAGatgctcattttcacctgagtcaagtgagaaAATGGTTGTTAAGTGCTCTTCACAAGGCCACAACATGCAAGGGaattgaacccagaacctttaatGTAGACGTTGTGTAAATGAGCAGTGAGAATTGGACCACCACTATAACCTTGTTAAAGAGTGAGTGTTGTGAAGGTCTGTGCTGTTGAGATGATTTCTAGTTCCTTGGCTGTTACACAGGGTAGAGCctactcattttgcagctgacCACCCTCAACCAACTTTTCCCTTGAGACCAGGTTAAGGGAAAAGACCAGGTACCTTGATCCTTGCTTGATCCAAGTTTACTCACCACCAGTATTGCTATCAAACCTCGTGAATTGGTTCGTTCATTGCTGAATACTGGTATGTCACCTGTCAAACATGTTTCAAAGTACAGAGGGCGAACTGAACCGAAAAGGGCCAATAGCAAAACACGCCACACTCtgaacaataaaaacatttgaTTTACCAGGAACGATGATCATTGTTTCATAGTTACAGTTACAAGCTGGTGTGTTCTGCCAAAGGGCGGTAATACTGGTAGATACAGAACTGACAGTCAAATCACAAATCGGAGAACTATACCCACTGTGTGTTGGCTAccagttaaacatgtagcctccatagcaggctctctatgggcttttttggcacttttgctggccatttctttttgtactgggtcgctgattgctggcctctctcatagccgcccattttagagcctgcatggaaacgTTTCTACAAAGGGATATTACAAAAAGATTAGCCATTCATCTGCCCTATTAACACACACGTTAGGAGTAATTCACAACTCCGTGAGAGGCAATTCGCATGTCGGCTTCAAGTATTTTACAACTCTGGCGATATGGCAGTTTATTAGCCGTCCACGGCAGGCAGGGAATTCGCACCTCCTTGTTAATCGCCCTAATCGTTTTTTAATATCCCTTTGTAGAAGcgtttccatgcaggctctaaaatgggcggctatgagagaggccagcaatcagcgacccagtacaaaaagaaatggccagcaaaagtgccaaaaaaacccatagagagcctgctatggaggctattaaacatgttgcattttgaaatgtgctgtaGTTTCCTTTGGCTACAAACATATGGCAATATTGGTCTGATACCAAACCTACCATCCATCTAGGTGGTCTGGTTCCTGCTGCCCCCTAAACCATGGATAGGATTAATGAAGACTTTCTATCCATGACAGATGAAGACAGTCTGGCCACAAGAGGACATCAAAGTTCAGGTCTCCACCCAGCATAAAGGATGGTCCTTTGATGGGATTGTTGGTGTGTCCACTCGCCACCCTGAAGGCTTCTGTTGGAGGTTTTCAGATGTAAAACCTGCCGGAGAATTCCTGATGTTGGCCGGCCCCTCCCCTGGTGAGGTCACCACCACACAATACAGCCCAGGAGCACTAGAACAAAGGGTTTTGTCGCCTCCGGAACAAGGCTTGAAATTGGCTTTTTCTTTCCTGATTGGGACAAATTACATGCCTGGATGCACTCATTCCCTGAGTCTGACTTCTTCACCTCTGAGATGTCTTCACCTCTTAGTCTGAGATTACAGGCGAAAAGAAGCAGGAAATGACTTTAAGATATGCCTGAAAACCGTGTACCTGGAGTCTGATGACTTCTTCACCTTTGAGATGTCTTCACCTCTCAGTCTGAGATTGCAGGAGAAAAGAATATCTAAAAACCTTGTATCCTGAGACTCCTTCACATCCAAGATGTTCCTTTGATAAAGATCACAGGACAGTGGAGGCAGGAAAGGATGCCTGATTGGACTTGAACCCTGAGTCTGACTTCTTGACCTTCCAAAGGTCATAAGGCTGGTGCCCTTGATCGAAAGGActaggaagaaaaaaatgttgaatgcTGGATGATTTGTGTAGTTCagtctactagtactacatgtatatcatccaGGACTCTGGGTAATGTTTCCAGTGACAGCTTGGAAAAGCCTACTTTTTAAAAGCTTCTTATCAATATAAACACTTTCAGAGAGGAAAGAAGATAATAAGAAGGAAAGATACTGCAGTATTTAAGTTCAGGTAAGTTTCACAGCTTTGAACATCATGCCTTCATGAAGCTTCACATACGAATGTAACACTAGATTACTTTTACCTCCCACTCTCAACCTTGGTTATCTCTAATTAATTCAAAGACCCACCACTCATATAAACAATACACAGTCCACAGGAGCTCAACAGTTGTTGATGATTTTACAAGTAAGTCAAAAGGAAACTATAAGGATCCATTTGACTTTTTAATGAACCCATCCAGATTGCCCATAAACCCCATTCATGACTGATTGAATATTTACCACACTGACAGAGGTTCTGATTGTGTTTTCTCACCACACAAAAAGCTGTGAAAAGCTGGACAAGAGGGACATAAAGGAGCTGATGGGCCCATTCAAGCCTGCCACAGAAAGGATTTGAGCACTTCTTCTTCATTACTGGGAGGACAGTAAATCCACTTACAGGATTAGAATTGACCAAATGTTGTGGTTTTGGACAGGAACATTTGTGGCCAGATGACTACAAGGTCTGGTGTCTTCTGTGGGGAGGGAGATCAGGGGTTGGGCCAACAGACTACAGACTGTAGGGTGGGGCAAGTGTTGGTTTTGAGATAAAATGTCAAAGGGGGTATTGAAATCTTTTAACCAGAGAATAccaaaaaaataccttttttataGCCAGGTGCAACATCATGAAACAAATGCAATAACTTTACACTTGATGTAGGAATGGCAAAATCTCACCAGAAGATTTGTATTAGAATTAGCAATTTATTTGTTCTACCAACATTCCCAAAGTTGTGAAGAGTATTGCAAGTATATAGTCTAGATCTAACGTTTATTTTTAGAATTATAGCAGGACTGCGAAACTTGTCCAGTCATCACAGACCTCAGCTGGTCATGAGAAGACGGGAGTTCAAAGTGAAGGAGACAGAAAAGGAACCTTTTTATCCCAGAAAAGGGGTCAGTCGTCTGGAGTTCAAAGACCTTCAAAGGCCTTCAGCAGGACTTAACCAACACCTCATTGTGTCCAGTTGGCAGCGGACATCTTGACTTGTCCTGTCCGAGGGGGTACAGGACAATACGTCCTCCGGACACACAATACAGCCTCAGGAGAGGGAGGGTCTCTTCTTTGGACAGGCTCCCACTGACCATCACACAGTGTGTGGTCTCTGTGCTCTGTCTGTATCTTAACTACTGCGTTGTATGTTATAAAGTCACCACCTTGTTGAAATTAAAAGTTGCACTCTACAGAAATAGGATGTTGAAACTGTACTCTATATCGAAGTGGTGAACACTGATAAGTTTAAAGCGCTGATTGGTTGCTATAGCAGCCAATCAGCCAATTGATTTCCCCAGGTGAGGAACTCTGGACTTGAGAACAGAATCGTTCCCAGGGTTGTCAAGGCAGGTTGTTTTTCCCAGGAAGATCGCATCTACCCTAAGGATTGGTGTCGGTCAAGGTTTTACATTTTCCCATGATTGTTTTAGATGGCTATCTAAAGAGCTTAAACTTCCCTGGACGAACTTTTTCTTTCCAGTTGGCCTGATTGAGGACTAAGAAGGAAAGTTTTTCTTTAGCTGCATAGCCAGCAGTGCACTGCGGCTTCGCTTCTGCTTTTGAGCCAAGGACATCGGGTTCTTCTCGATACTCAATAAGTATGTTGAGTTCTGTTACGTGTACGTGTCGCTTGAGGCTAACGTTTGAAGCTCTCCCATACACGGGACGGAACTCCAAACcgggaaacgaaaaatagacaagtacatgtatacataaatatatacatgtatacgcaAATAGTGCCTACTgctatcatacttttcgttcccgaaagctgcccggccgggccccggttcggagatgtgacgtaggcctaatcAACAAGTTCGACAATTCCCTTTAACATGTCCGAACTGGAACCGACCCTGGGATCAAACCAGCAATGCAGTGACCAAGGATCCACATATTGTTTCCCAATAGCACATGGTTTAAACTGTAAGTTTTAAGATTTAACGTATTGTGACAGTTTTGTGGATATCGTTCACCGCAAAGGTCAATGAGGTCAGTCGGAAATGTCGTCTGATTTGTACCGGGGAGGAGTTCTCTATTGTCCGCCTCCATCAGTCCTGTCAGCGCCGTGAAACTGGACGTGACACGTCCCAGGCCCGAGCTTCTGGTGCAGACGGTCTAACCGGTCATTATCTCAGGAATCAAAGCGCGAACTTGTGGTGGGGACATTCTAAACTGGTCATTAGAGTCTCCGACCCTACTGGTGTGCAATGATGTGACTGGACAAGCGAGAGACCCCCAAACTGCACTCTATACAAACTCCGCTGGGAGGCACTGCGTGGGGCAAAGTATGTGTGGTTGAGACTGCGAGTATTCTTGTGACACCAAAGTTATCAGCATTGTCTATTATTTCGCGTCGTACGTCAGAATAAAACCAAGCACACATTTTCAAGACGTCGACACTTCATATAATATGGGACGTAAGCAATCAATAAAAGATCATTTGTTCAGTTCTTTAATAAGGCTGTTTAACGGCGTATGCAAGCAAGGCGTCTTTGATCCTCAAAGAGACACGGATCTTTTGAGACTTCTATATGGCCAGACTATCACTATCTACCCTAGTTGTCAGGGCCTAAGAATAAGCTACAAATGGTTCATCATCTGAATAGACCCTCCTTAGTTTGATATACCAATGGTTTAATACCTCACCCAAACCAAGAGGGTAAAACTTCCTTGCCCAAATCCTTGCCCCAATTGACGGAGCTGGTGTGATAAGCAGTGCTCATTTGCAGGACAATCTCAGCAGTAAACACGCCCATCCATGAACACGCACGGTTCTGATTGGCTCTCCGGCCATTGGGATTCTTTTGTCCTCTGCAAATCCTTTGTCCAGTACAGTTAAAAAGTTCGGGATGAACTCCTCATAGCCACTCCAACACGGGAATCATCGTGGTGTGTACGGAAGATATCATGAGCAACACCGACATTGAGACAGCCAAGTGGGTTCTGAAGATGGAACAGACTCCGGACGCCGCGATGTTCAACAGAACCTCCCCGTCTGTGTCTCCCCGGCCGTCCTCACCGACATCGTCCTGGTCCAGCGGCGGCTCGCCCGCCCCCTCCTCACCCTCCTCCCGCTCCCGTCCGGGGAAGATCAGGAGGAGCAAGAGTCTGAAGAAAGCCGAGAAGCAGTTATCGGAGGAAGAACTCCAGGAGCTCCGTCTGAAAGTCAACCATCGGGAGAGGAAGAGAATGCACGACCTGAACTCGGCGCTGGACGGGTTGCGGGAAGTCATGCCGTACGCTCACGGTCCGTCCGTCAGGAAACTCTCCAAAATCGCCACGCTGCTGCTGGCCAAGAACTACATCCTCATGCTCAACAGTTCCTTGGAGGAGATGAAGCGGCTCGTGAGTGACATCCACCCGGCACACCGCGCCAAGCTGCCCGCTCACCCGACTCTGTCACCGCCCACTCTGCCGGGACTCCACGGGCCAGCgatgttcccttccccgtctCAGATACCACACGGCCCGCTGAGTCACCCACTCGCGTCCCGAGCGAGCCACAGCGGACTTCTCCTCAGACCGGAGCACCAGCACGAGCGCAGCCCGTTCTCCAGGTGGCCCATCCCCTGCTCCTGCCCGCAGTGTCCGCCCGACAGTGTCAACCGGCTACCGTTCGGCAAACACCCTTCATTCTCAAgatgaaaaaaagaacatttcagaGACATTTAAGAAATTCTTATCTGTACATATCGATGTTGTTAGACCAGTTTTGAACTCAGGAAAACCAGACTAACCTCTATCACAACTTCAGCGTAAGTTATGTAACATGCTCCGTCTATTGTGTAAACTTTGCTACAAAATGTTCACTTCTACGTACGTATACTGCCATATGTTACCTGGTCAAGTTATGATTGCTTCCTTTACGTCGCCTACAGAatgattgaatgttgttttCATCCGATGCTGTAAAGTTGCTGAATTCACGGATGCGATCGAAATTATAGATCTTTGTACAACTGCTCAACACATCTCTGTATATAGTGAGATTGaaatgttttgtatatacaaCATAGTATATTTGACTGTTGACAAAAACGTTACGAATACAACTATCTTTACTCTATCTcatttgttattttcattattgGGTACCCTCTTTTCCATAAGTAGTGATGGTCTTATGTTGTCCATTTCATATAATATAACTAAAAAAACCGATTTATTCCCGTGCATATAAAGGCATAAACGTCATTTTACAATTGATTACTCAGTAGATATAGTAGTAATATCTAAAATGCATTTCAATATATTACAACAACAACTACCAGTACAGTATGAATTCCGCCATGCATTTCCCTGGCGCTCTTCAGAGATACCCTACCGTTGAGCTAGCCTGCAGTTTTGCTGGACACAGACAGCAGTAGCGTAAAGTTTAGTTCAATACTGGTCAAAGCAGTTCTTTGCACAACTCTGAAAGAAACATGTCTGCACCGAGCGATAAAGTCAATCCAGTCTTAAGTTCTATGAAC
This region includes:
- the LOC118422593 gene encoding oligodendrocyte transcription factor 3-like, translating into MSNTDIETAKWVLKMEQTPDAAMFNRTSPSVSPRPSSPTSSWSSGGSPAPSSPSSRSRPGKIRRSKSLKKAEKQLSEEELQELRLKVNHRERKRMHDLNSALDGLREVMPYAHGPSVRKLSKIATLLLAKNYILMLNSSLEEMKRLVSDVYQNGHRGHHAGLPSPAASLPSLHGPAMRPSPPILPHSTLIKPEATFSVPPTTSLHRPATHLSPKDPPRSSASVKPQTRPLGLPTNPFGVWPIPCSCPQCPTDLSVGLPFGKMPTFHTR